The following are from one region of the Paenibacillus sabinae T27 genome:
- a CDS encoding SDR family oxidoreductase: MMSKTVFITGTSSGLGKLTAIRFAELGWNVAAAMRTPEKETELTAYDNIKIFKLDVTKVEQVQMAVEQAIAAFGKIDVVVNNAGMGTYGPLELAKEDAIDWQFAVNARGPINVIRKFLPHYRANGGGMFINISSFMGITTAVPLGSLYNMSKFALEGLTEGLYYELKPFNIELRLIEQGGSTGNNFKESITWNRDENIKDYDDLMTKVQNLMNTADTSGQLDDPQIIVDAIVALATGESKKFRTVIGAAGNDLMALRNSVPIEDYLETIANNYI; this comes from the coding sequence ATGATGAGCAAAACAGTCTTTATTACGGGGACCAGTTCAGGATTGGGTAAATTAACAGCGATTCGATTTGCGGAGTTGGGCTGGAACGTCGCGGCCGCCATGCGTACACCTGAGAAGGAAACCGAACTTACGGCTTATGACAATATTAAAATTTTTAAACTGGATGTCACCAAAGTGGAGCAGGTTCAAATGGCCGTGGAACAAGCCATAGCCGCATTCGGGAAAATTGACGTTGTTGTCAATAATGCCGGTATGGGAACTTACGGCCCGTTGGAGCTAGCCAAAGAGGACGCGATCGATTGGCAGTTCGCCGTTAATGCGCGGGGACCGATCAATGTTATTCGTAAATTTTTGCCACATTACAGAGCTAATGGAGGGGGCATGTTTATTAACATCAGCTCCTTCATGGGGATTACGACAGCGGTGCCGCTTGGATCGCTGTACAACATGTCCAAGTTCGCTTTGGAAGGATTGACGGAAGGTCTCTATTACGAACTGAAGCCGTTCAATATCGAGCTTAGATTGATTGAGCAGGGCGGGTCTACAGGAAATAATTTTAAGGAAAGTATCACTTGGAACAGGGATGAGAACATTAAAGACTACGATGATTTGATGACGAAAGTGCAAAATCTTATGAATACCGCCGATACCAGCGGCCAACTGGATGATCCTCAAATCATTGTGGACGCCATTGTCGCTCTGGCGACGGGGGAAAGCAAGAAATTCCGTACCGTTATCGGCGCAGCAGGCAACGACCTGATGGCTCTTAGAAACTCTGTGCCGATCGAGGATTATTTGGAGACCATCGCTAATAATTATATCTAA